The window TACTTCCAGAGTCCCATTGGCAGCCCTTGCCCCGTGTCCTCATAATCCCTGCTCCTGCAGCCCTGGGGTCTGTAGTGGGTAATACTTTATGTCCTTGGGactttgtctttgttttgcagAGAAGTTTCCATGAAGTTGGGTGCGGTGAGCCCAGGAAGGTGGTGGGGGGAGTGGCTTCCTGtgcaggtgggaggagagggtggcATTGTCAGGGGTTAGGGTGCAGTCTGTCCTCTAAGGTGGGGAGAGGCAGTTTTAGGTCCCCCGCAAAGCCCGTCCTTGAAATTCTCCGAGGTTCCTGCAGGAACAACGCTCCATATTGCAGCCGGGTGTGTCAAAGCTAGTGCCCTGAGCTCAATTGCAGGCCTGTTATGCATGTTCCCCCACATCTGGAATTTCAGGTCTCTTTTACCCAACCAAAGGGTCCCCAGATATGCACCATCTTTtgtcattttgtgttttatttatcgTGGTTTACTTCCTCTCGCTGTCTTCCTTCCTCATTCTCTCTTTCATTGTGcccctctctttccctcatcGATAGTTATGAAGCATGCACTAAGGAAGCAGATCAGAAATCAGAAAATGATGATGAATATAAAATGTCTGCAAGGACAACATTAATGTGTGAAAATCCAAGATAACTCTCCTTGATCCACACTGTGGACTCACTAGATCTAAACATTATTGCTGCCTCATCAAATCTGGATGATTGCCTTCTGTCTTGCAGGCACGAGGCTGAGTCACAAAGAATAAATCATGAGGAAGTCATCATTTTTTCTCCTAGAGTTTACAGGGTCTGCACTCCCCCAAACCCTTCAGACAGTATGTTATCTGTTCTACCCACTCCCCATCCACCTCCCCCATACTGTGCTCATTCAGTTGGAAGGTGAACAGGAATCATAGCTGTGTCCTCACTACAAGGTCACAGCACAGTATTGCTCTCTCCCCACATGTGCCCAGGACTCTGGGGCCTGGTGAACAACGCTGGCATCTCTGTGCCCACGGCACCCAATGAGTGGCTCACCAAACAGGACTTCATGAAGATACTCAATGTGAACCTGTTAGGGGTGATTGAGGTGACCCTGAGTCTGCTGCCCCTTGTGAGGAAGGCGAGGGGCCGTGTGGTCAACGTTGCCAGCGTCTTGGGTCGTGTGTCCTTGTATGGTGGGGGCTACTGCATCTCCAAGTACGGCGTCGAGGCCTTCTCGGACTCCCTCAGGTATGGACTGGAACAGAGACCCTCCCTCCATACATCTGCCTCTGTGCTCTCAGGGGAGCCTTTTCCTGGGTGTTCATTTCATACAACCTCAGAGGCTCTTCCTTCCACATCCTTCTCTCTTGTTTTGTGCCAGAAATTCACTGGGAAGCTCCTCTTTATCCTTGGGTGCCTGGATGGGCCCCAGGTCAACAGAGTTTCATTCCACCTCGTGGCACTGGAGAAAACCCCAGTTAGAATAAGTCTGAGGCAGAATTGTAACCGATCTTATTTGGTTGCACAGCCCTTCCATGTGTACGAGTGTAACTGCCATGATAATCAGGTTCGGGAGCTGTGTCGGCAGTGTAACCCCAGGGAAGCATTTTATTCAGGGAGCTTTTTCATCGCAGCAGCAGCAGAGACTGCACTGGCTGTAGGGAGGATGGCTGTGAGGTGGAGGAGCTGAAACTGCGGGCGGAGAGATGCCCCTTAGAAGACAGATGGCTGGAGGTGGATCGGGTGGGAGTGTAGAGCGAGGGGACTGAGGACTATGGGAAAGACATAGTTGGCACAGCCTGTTGATGCCCTGAGTGTGACAATCATACGAGATACGATTTGGGGATGCCCTGAAGCACGAGTGGCAGGATTTAGAGCTATGGGCACATGTACGtgaaatatttgggaaaacaCTCAAACTCCATAGAGAGGCAATTCCCTCATCATAAGTTTTCACCCCCTGGCGTCTGCATTTCACATCTCCCGCGATATTTTCCCACCGCCATCGTATATtggtgttttattgttttttcatgtgttttgcgTTTTGTTTTGCAAGTCCTCTGACGTCCTTGCCCTTCTGCCTGTGTGCCTGGCAGGAGAGAGATCTCCCATTTTGGCGTGAAGGTGGCTATCATCGAGCCCGGCTACTTCAAGACTGCTATGACCGATACTGAGTCGATATCTAGAAGTTTCCAGGAGAAATGGGATCGGGCCAGCCCAGAGGTCAAGGAGGTCTATGGGGAGAAGTTCCTGGCATCCAGTGAGTGCTTTGTGGTCTTGGGGAAAGAAGCCAACTATTTCCTGGAAACCTGGGTCCATCATTAGAACCTCTTATGTTCTCACGTCCATCCTCCAAGGCCCTGACCTGAAGGGGACCTTTACATCCATCCACATGGTTGCGTGGTCAACTGGTAACCTAAGGAAGGATCCAGTCTTGTTAGACCTGGCACCACTGTCTCATCTGAACCCCTCATTATGTTGAGGAGGGGATTACAGCCAGAGTGCAAAGACACCCGAGGACTCCAGGCAAGCTGGCGTTAGAGCATCTGGTTGTCAGGTCTTAGATTCCCAGTGTTTGTAGAGACCTCCAGTTTAAGGTTCTGATAGTCTCAGGAATGGAGCCAAAGGCAGTTAGTGTGCAACTGTTGCTCCTGGGTAGAAGTTGGGCACTCTCTAAGGAATTTGGGTGCATTTAATTTAGGGGAGTTTGGAATTCTGGAAATTCACTCTCTTAGTTGATCTTATTGTGGGGGTGGCTGTAGGTGGGACTATATCCAGATTCTTTCTCGTTCTGGACAGGCGTGAAAATAATTAGATTGATGAAGAAACAGTGTACGCAGAATATGTCCTTGGTGACGGACTGCATGGAACATGCCCTGACCGCCTGCCACCCTCGCACCCGATACTCAGCTGGCTGGGACGCCAAGTTCCTCTATCTTCCCATGAGCTACATGCCCACCTTTCTGGTGGACGCTATGATATCCTGGGGTTCCCCACGGCCCGCCAAGGCCCTGTGACCCATGACTGGGGTTCATGGTTGGGCAGAGTTGGGTAATGTGTTTGGGAGGGGATGCATCAGGGGCGCAAATATGGAGGCTCTCGGGTCTCAGGGGCACCTACtccaccaccctccccacctcacctATTTCCCCTTAGGACATTACTCAGTACTCTGGGGATATTAGCAGGAAAGGACCAAGTTTTGCATTTAAGAAGCAGGGATCCAAACACGCACATCTGTGCTTTGTTCCTTAGCAGCCTCTGAAAGCTCTGATCCACATGGCCCTGCTGGCACCATGAGGAGTCCACACTTTGggagtgtgtgagaagctggaagcCTCTCTGTCCTCCTCTTCAGAGTGTGCCATGACCTGTCCGGTCTCCCTCTCCCTCGGTGTGACCTGGGTAGGTGAAGGCCCTCTTCACTGAAGAAATTTTTGGATAGTGGTGGATGCGTGGAGTGTGACCACAGGCCTGAACCATCACCCTCAGATACCAACTCAACAAGGAGGTCTGTCGTCTAAGAGTTTGATATATTCCTAATCCTGGAGGAATAGCTCTCTGTGGGATCCACAGAAAATGAACAGGCACAGCAAATAAAGGGCTTCATGTAATGATTAATTATTATATTGTCCTCACTGTGTAAGAGATCTATGTTGTCCATAGAAATGTCTGAGGCCGTATATCACTTTATCTTACGTCACATTGGAGCCAATTCTCTGAAATTGCTG of the Rhinolophus sinicus isolate RSC01 linkage group LG02, ASM3656204v1, whole genome shotgun sequence genome contains:
- the LOC109453012 gene encoding retinol dehydrogenase 16; the encoded protein is MWLYLAALVGLYYLLRWYRERQVVSHLRDKYVFITGCDSGFGNLLAKQLDLRGLRVLAACLTEKGAELLTSQTSDRLETVILDVTNTESIAVATQWVKERVGDRGLWGLVNNAGISVPTAPNEWLTKQDFMKILNVNLLGVIEVTLSLLPLVRKARGRVVNVASVLGRVSLYGGGYCISKYGVEAFSDSLRREISHFGVKVAIIEPGYFKTAMTDTESISRSFQEKWDRASPEVKEVYGEKFLASSVKIIRLMKKQCTQNMSLVTDCMEHALTACHPRTRYSAGWDAKFLYLPMSYMPTFLVDAMISWGSPRPAKAL